A single region of the Devosia sp. FJ2-5-3 genome encodes:
- a CDS encoding LytTR family DNA-binding domain-containing protein, with protein sequence MKSPLLHFALREMRAILTAPQRWLAMAAAIALLTLSGPFGTLDYPLTTRLVYWAIVVVASYVCGHTGGAIAGEFLSKTMAVPLRICLIALGSSVPASLVVVLATYFAEPQGMPNPLVLWFYVFAVCLAYVGLLVTMKPRPENATRAESAEPRQPALLDRLPRHLRGRLLHLEVSDHYVEITTDKGKSMVLMRLADAMRETAPAPGLQVHRSHWVALDAVRKSFRQSGKPVLELEDGAIIPVSRSYAAAVKAAGLFA encoded by the coding sequence GTGAAATCACCTCTCCTGCACTTCGCGCTTCGTGAAATGCGCGCCATTCTCACCGCGCCGCAGCGCTGGCTTGCCATGGCCGCCGCCATAGCCCTGCTGACGCTGTCGGGTCCCTTCGGCACGCTCGACTATCCCTTGACCACAAGGCTGGTCTATTGGGCCATCGTGGTGGTCGCCTCCTATGTCTGCGGCCACACCGGCGGCGCTATCGCCGGGGAATTTCTCAGCAAGACCATGGCCGTGCCGCTGCGCATCTGTCTCATCGCGCTGGGCAGCTCCGTGCCCGCCAGCCTTGTGGTCGTCCTCGCCACCTATTTCGCCGAACCGCAGGGCATGCCCAATCCGCTGGTGCTGTGGTTCTACGTCTTTGCGGTCTGCCTCGCCTATGTCGGGCTGCTGGTCACCATGAAGCCGAGGCCGGAAAATGCGACGAGAGCGGAGAGCGCCGAGCCCCGGCAACCCGCCCTGCTCGATCGGCTGCCGCGCCATTTGCGGGGACGCCTTCTGCATCTCGAAGTGTCCGACCACTATGTCGAGATCACCACCGACAAGGGCAAGAGCATGGTGCTGATGCGCCTCGCCGATGCCATGCGGGAGACCGCACCGGCCCCGGGCCTGCAGGTGCATCGCTCCCATTGGGTGGCGCTCGACGCCGTGCGCAAATCCTTCCGCCAGTCCGGCAAGCCGGTGCTGGAGCTCGAAGATGGCGCGATCATTCCCGTCAGCCGCAGCTATGCCGCGGCCGTGAAGGCGGCCGGGCTTTTCGCCTAG